Proteins encoded together in one Chrysemys picta bellii isolate R12L10 chromosome 22, ASM1138683v2, whole genome shotgun sequence window:
- the LOC101950008 gene encoding maestro heat-like repeat-containing protein family member 2B, with amino-acid sequence MWVVKIPPLLQYIEGNTENSLDHERWEHMLLQFLRTSLETIDNSAWSSQISLELSQQMASYASPSKEKSFLYKALGTSLAVCQDLVHVKSQINAFLTTTDYMEAPEREGVISVLAFSAESHLDLTLNALQEFGAAISKVKISGLIDRLKDYHHGKRGKTRSTLMLTYSNVAVHAPKEQLLSRVEADITGNILHHYRASCRVLGITLTNKDMYLKLTLIQNVTEISCAILETRDFQEFEFSYKQELLGYMLDFIKKEPLDSLASPVRYKAILAIEHLSKLKPSLTLEDNRELLDQCFKSLFPLPPLEKTKEEGETAKDALHIQSLYVGSVEALGKLMKTLLEEEPTADWFQEMFELLGPWFSSEKEWERERALQASTQLLTAYQETVNSTTQETFNQFGSVIGLIAPYSCDSLATSRQWVVDCISCLLCIQGQSMNLGSAAEELRCLREALTAPDPEALFQTSSKMARVISEYFPTEQATDFIHSTLDVMLSPSPTCATAAGLWMKIILEECGDAMLDQVPDIVNKIYSCTPTIQEGSLRQFLVEAVCSLAHHHVEAVISSLLTKRLPMDSLVVMVRLQYD; translated from the exons CTGCTTCAG TTCCTAAGAACATCTCTGGAGACGATAGACaacagtgcctggagcagccagatAAGCCTTGAGTTGAGCCAGCAGATGGCCAGCTATGCCAGCCCTTCCAAAGAGAAG AGTTTCCTGTATAAGGCGCTAGGAACATCCTTAGCAGTTTGTCAGGACCTGGTCCACGTTAAATCACAGATTAATGCATTTCTGACGACAACAGATTATATGGAAGCCCCTGAGAGAGAG GGAGTCATTTCCGTCCTCGCATTCTCTGCTGAGAGCCACTTGGACCTCACCTTGAACGCACTTCAGGAGTTTGGGGCTGCAATCAGCAAGGTTAAGATTTCTGGGCTCATCGACCGTCTGAAG GACTACCACCATGGGAAAAGAGGCAAGACTCGCAGCACCCTGATGCTGACATACAGCAACGTGGCTGTCCATGCTCCAAAAGAGCAGCTTCTCTCCCGAGTGGAGGCAGACATCACAGGGAACATCCTTCACCATTACAGAGCCAGTTGTCGG gTGCTGGGCATCACTCTTACGAACAAG GACATGTACCTAAAATTAACCCTCATCCAGAATGTCACGGAGATTAGCTGTGCCATCTTGGAGACCAGAGACTTTCAGGAGTTCGAATTCTCTTACAAACAGGAGCTCCTTGGCTACATGCTG GACTTCATTAAAAAGGAACCACTGGATTCCCTGGCATCTCCAGTTCGCTACAAGGCAATTCTTGCCATTGAACATCTGAG caaactcaAACCATCTTTGACCTTGGAGGATAACCGTGAGCTCCTTGATCAgtgtttcaaaagtttatttccccttcctcccttggaGAAGACGAAAGAGGAAGGCGAGACAGCAAAGGATGCTCTGCATATACAG TCACTGTACGTAGGGTCCGTGGAAGCCCTTGGCAAGCTAATGAAGACTTTGCTGGAGGAAGAACCAACTGCAGACTGGTTCCAGGAAATGTTTGAA CTACTAGGGCCATGGTTCAGTTCAGagaaggagtgggagagagaaagggccttgcaggccagcacccagctgctgactgcctaTCAAGAGACAGTTAATAGCACA ACTCAGGAAACTTTTAATCAGTTTGGATCTGTGATTGGACTAATAGCACCATACAGCTGTGATTCACTGGCCACGTCCCGTCAGTGGGTGGTTGACTGTATCAGCTGCCTTCTCTGTATACAAG gccAGTCCATGAACCTGGGGTCAGCAGCGGAGGAGCTGAGATGTCTCCGTGAAGCACTAACAGCTCCAGACCCTGAGGCTCTGTTTCAGACATCTTCCAAAATGGCCAGG GTTATTAGTGAGTACTTCCCCACAGAACAGGCCACAGACTTTATTCACTCCACACTGGATGTTATGCTGTCTCCTagccccacctgtgccacagcagctggactgtggatgaagatcatcctggAGGAGTGTGGAGATGCCATGCTCGACCAG GTGCCAGATATCGTGAATAAAATATATAGCTGCACGCCTACTATCCAGGAGGGCAGCTTGAGGCAGTTCCTGGTGGAGGCAGTGTGCAGTCTCGCTCACCATCACGTAGAGGCAGTGATCTCCAGCCTCCTCACAAAACGTCTGCCGATGGACAG TCTAGTAGTAATGGTGAGGCTGCAGTACGACTAG